The following DNA comes from Sinorhizobium mexicanum.
ACCGGATCCGCGCTCGGCGAGATCGAAACGCGCGTCCTGAAGATCAACGACCATATCCATTCGATCGCGACGGCCGCGCGCGAGCAGTCGACAGGGCTTGCCGAGGTCAGCACGGCCGTCAATCAGATGGACCAGGTCACCCAGCGCAATGCCGCAATGGTCGAGGAGGCGAACGCCGCGACCCACAAACTGTCGGGCGAAACTGGGAACCTTGCCAACCTGATCGCCTACTTCAAGGTCGACCGCGATGCCGTCGGGGCAGTCGCGCCGGCAAGGGAAACAAGCCGTCCCGTTGCTTCGCCCGCCCGGCGTATGATGGGCAGCGTCGCTCGAGCCTTCGGCGGCAGTGCCGCCGCCGCGCGGGACGATTGGGAGGAATTCTGAGCCTAGCGCGTCTCGTCAAGGACGCCGACGTCACGAACTTTTCTCGCGGATGGTCTTAACGCTCTCCGCGAGAAAAAGTCTTTGGTGTATTTTGCTCCCGTCGCACCAGGGACGATGGTTCTTCTTTTCACAGCAACGTGAGTTGTCACGGCGAACCGTTCACGTTGACGTTTGACGGCGCGACCATTCGTTATTGGTTCCGGGTCCGGATTCCCTCTAACTCAGGGGTAGATCTCGCCGAAAGCAAGCCGCATGAACAATGGTGTCAGAAACGGGGTAGAAGGAGCAGCCCTGAACTCTTCGTCCGGGCGCAGTGACACAGAACGTGCGCCACGCCGTCCGTGGTGGCGGTTCGTGCCATTTGCTCTTCTCGTTGCCGGTGGGGCCGCCTGTTATGCGTTTGGCCTGCCGCACTATCTTTCGCTGACGGCACTTGTCCATCACCGCGAGGTCCTCAGCGCCTATGTCGATTCCTATCCGCTCCGAGCCGGTTCCGCATTCTTTGCGGTCTATGTTGCGGTGGTTGTCTTTTCGATCCCGGCTGCGTCGGTGCTGACCATATTTTCCGGGTTCCTGTTCGGCTGTCTTACGGGTGGAATTATCGCGATCGCCGCGGCGACACTGGGATCCTGCCTTCTGTTCCTTGCCGCGCGCGGGGTTCTCGGCGACCTCCTGCGCCCGCGTGCCGGGCACTTCCTTGAGCGACTGGCGGAAGGCTTCCGGCGCAATGCGTTCCTTTACCTTCTGATCTTGCGGCTGGCGCCGATCTTTCCCTTCTTCGTCGTCAATATCGCACCCGCTTTCTTCGACGTGCGGCTACGCACGTTTGCCATCGCAACGCTGATCGGCATCGTGCCGGGCACGCTCGCCTATGCCTGGGTCGGCCGCAGCCTCGACAACGTGATCGCTCGCTCGGCTGCGGCTGGCGGCGAGCTCACGATTTCGGATTTTGCGACGAGGGACATTTCGCTGGGGCTCGCGGCGCTGACGCTCATCGCGGCATTGCCTCTGGCGTTCAAGCTAATACAGTCGCGCCGCAAGACGGTCTGACGGAACGGAAGGCGGCGTGGCGAAGGTCCTCAATCCGGATATCTGTGTAATCGGTGGGGGTGCGGCCGGTCTGTCGGTGGCCGCCGGCGCTGCGGCCTTCGGCGTGCCGGTTGTCCTGGTCGAACGCGCCCGAATGGGTGGGGATTGCCTGAACTTTGGTTGCGTACCGTCAAAGACGTTGATCGCGGCTTCCAAACACGCGCAGGCGATCCGCGCTGCCGAGGAATTCGGCATCACCGCAGGCGAGCCGATCGTCGACTATGAACGGTTGCAGGCACGGGTTCATGCGGTCATCGGCGCCATCGCGCCGCACGATTCCGCCGAGCGCTTCGAGAGTCTTGGCGTGAAAGTCATCGCGGATACGGCACGGTTCGTCGACGACAGGACCGTTGCGGCCGGCGATCATCTTATCCGGGCGCGGCGCTTCGTGATCGCCACCGGCTCGTCGCCGGCTGTACCCGCAATTCCCGGGCTCGCCGAGACGCCGTATCTCACCAATGAGACGCTCTTCGATTTGAAGCGGCTGCCCGAACACCTCGTCATCGTCGGTGCCG
Coding sequences within:
- a CDS encoding TVP38/TMEM64 family protein; the protein is MNNGVRNGVEGAALNSSSGRSDTERAPRRPWWRFVPFALLVAGGAACYAFGLPHYLSLTALVHHREVLSAYVDSYPLRAGSAFFAVYVAVVVFSIPAASVLTIFSGFLFGCLTGGIIAIAAATLGSCLLFLAARGVLGDLLRPRAGHFLERLAEGFRRNAFLYLLILRLAPIFPFFVVNIAPAFFDVRLRTFAIATLIGIVPGTLAYAWVGRSLDNVIARSAAAGGELTISDFATRDISLGLAALTLIAALPLAFKLIQSRRKTV